The genome window AGCGGAAGAGGTGAAACGGCATTTGAACCGCGACAGTTTACCATAGCGTTGTCATAAGCATGAGCATTAATCATAGATTATATTGCATGGACAACTCTACTGCCAATCCTAGTTGATGAAAAGCCAAGAACTAAGTCTAACTATCCATCCCGTCCAACACTCCACATTAGATCTTGTCAACGTGCTCTCCAGTCTCATGCTGAGCAGCAAGCTTCTCGTCAATAGCCTCAGCCCTGCGAGCAAGATCAGCCTGCAAGTTTGCAGTGTACTCGCTCTTGTCGACGAAGGGAATGAACCAAGGAGCGTTGGTGAAGAGATAGTTCATCTCCTCCAGAGGAAGCTGCTTGGTCTCAGGAACGAAAGCCCAGACGCAGAGGGCGTTAGTGAAGTtgcagatgacgaagagaagGTAATACTTCCAGCCAACAGCACCCATCGCAATACCAGTGACTTGACCGatcatggtgttgaaggcAAATGAGGTCATTGTAGCAAGAGAAACGCCCTTGGCTCGGGTGCGGGTGTCGAAGATCTCGGCGGGGATGATCCAGGAGAGAGGTCCGCAAGTGGCTGAGAAAGAGAAGTTGTACGCCCAAGTAACGATAATAAATCCCCAACCTTGAGCAGCGCTACCGGAACCCGGGGGATACACAACAAGCATGATGGTGGCGATGATAAAGGTGAGCATGTTGAACAGATTACCCCAGATAAGCGTCCATCGACGACCGAAGCGATCGATATAAACGATGCAAAGAGCCTGGGCAATCAACGCGATAATAGAGTTGATGGCCTGATACTTGAGGGTATCAGCGGCATTGATACCAGCCTGTCCATAAATAGTAACAGAGTAGTACTGAATCGCCGAAACACCAGTCATCTGAATCGAAGCCTGGAGACCGCACGCAATCAAGAGACGACGGAAGCAAGAAACATCCCTGAAAAGCTCAAGATACGACTTGGCGCCGTTGGCATGTTCGTCGGCGATGCTTTCCTGAATCTGCTCGATCTCCGCGCGAACCCAGGCGTCATCGACGTTCCCGTTGGAGTGGAGGCGCGCAAGGGTCTTGAGCGCTTCGTCCTGCTTACCCTGGTCCATGAGCCAGCGGGGAGACTCTGGGAACACGAAGATGAGGGcgccgaggatgatggcAGGGATGATCTGGATGCCGAGGGGGATGCGCCACTGCCGGTTGTCGCTGAAGTTTGTGAAGGTTCCCCAACCAGTCCACGCTGCGATCAGAGCACCAATGCCCAGCATGAACTGCTGGAGAGCGGTGACTCGGCCTCTGATGGAGGGGTGAGCAATCTCGGCTTGGTACAGAGGAATGATCATGGTCAAGAAACCGACGCCAAGGCCGGCCAAGAATCGGCCGGCCATGAGGTATGAGATCGCGGGAGCTGCGGTTTGCAGAGATCCACCGAGAATAAAGATCAAAGAGCCAATGGTGATGGTCCATCGTCGTCCGGTGTATTCAGTCGTAGGGCCGGCAAACATGGCGCCAAAAAAGGCGCCGGCAGTGAAGAGCGCGACCACAGCACCTCTAGAATTGCAAAATCAGATTCATCGAGGTCGCGGAATGAGGAAACACTGGAACTTACGTATCAGAATCGGTAGGAGTTGTGTTGAATTCTCTCTGGTACGACCCAGAGGCGATAACCTGGGCGATGACACCCAAATCATAACCAAAGAGCAGCGATCCAAAGGACGCAAACACTCCCACGAGGAACTGGAAAACCTTGGGCTTCATGATGACTGCTTGAAACTGGATATGCAGACCGATTGATGATCTGAACTGATCGACAGGAGCGACTTTGGGAGGTTTAATACTTTATCTCAGTCTCGCGATCCAGATCTAACGTAGTTAGCTGATACCGATTGTCTGCTGCCGCTCGAATGGAAACTCTGGGGCTCCACCACTCTAAAAATGCTAAGGATCTGCTAGCTTATCCCCAGAATCATTCACATGGCGGAAAAGGTCCCCATGGGGAAAGGAGCAAACTGTAACCTCGCCGAAAAACAGACGCCAGAACCGAAAACACGCTAAAGGTCAGCCTCCCCAACAACGCGTGACTGCTCTATAGAAGCGCTGCGCGGTGATTGGGGCGCAACAAGCCAGCATGAACCGAGTCCAAACGAGTCTCTCATTGGTATGAACTAAAGTCGGGGGGACTACCCTAAGTGTCAAGATGCTGTGGAGAACAGGAATGCCCACCTATTGTGAGTCAGTGCTGTCGGGTTTCCTGGCCTTGTTGGGCTTGGATTGTCGCGTTGTAATGCGGGGGTTTCAGCTGACCGTTGGTCGATATGGCGCTATGCCGTTTCTTACTCTTGACGTCCGTAGTGTTGATTGGGTCACCATCGGTACGCGGCATGTATCTCGCATTG of Fusarium musae strain F31 chromosome 5, whole genome shotgun sequence contains these proteins:
- a CDS encoding hypothetical protein (EggNog:ENOG41); this encodes MKPKVFQFLVGVFASFGSLLFGYDLGVIAQVIASGSYQREFNTTPTDSDTGAVVALFTAGAFFGAMFAGPTTEYTGRRWTITIGSLIFILGGSLQTAAPAISYLMAGRFLAGLGVGFLTMIIPLYQAEIAHPSIRGRVTALQQFMLGIGALIAAWTGWGTFTNFSDNRQWRIPLGIQIIPAIILGALIFVFPESPRWLMDQGKQDEALKTLARLHSNGNVDDAWVRAEIEQIQESIADEHANGAKSYLELFRDVSCFRRLLIACGLQASIQMTGVSAIQYYSVTIYGQAGINAADTLKYQAINSIIALIAQALCIVYIDRFGRRWTLIWGNLFNMLTFIIATIMLVVYPPGSGSAAQGWGFIIVTWAYNFSFSATCGPLSWIIPAEIFDTRTRAKGVSLATMTSFAFNTMIGQVTGIAMGAVGWKYYLLFVICNFTNALCVWAFVPETKQLPLEEMNYLFTNAPWFIPFVDKSEYTANLQADLARRAEAIDEKLAAQHETGEHVDKI